ACATCTTGCTTGGTTTCATTTGTCCTATCGGCATAAGAGGGTGATCATCATTTCAACGGCAATGACCAAACCATGTGTAGGGCAAGGATGGATAGTAGGATAAAGGCTGAGCGAGGAGCACATGGCTATGAGAATAGCTTCTTTTTCCTCAActaattgaaattggaattcgACTTAAGCTTGTGAGTAGAAGTAGATCTCTAACTCAAGCTGCTTGATACTAGCTCTTGTTTTGGCCGATCAATAAAGCTAATTGTGATTAAGTCGGCTGATTTCACAGTGGAGCTCGGGCTCGAGCTCGAGTTACATGAGCATCTatcattatttttctcaaaaatatatatagtagTCTTAAACATATACATACAATTTCACAATACTAGGTAGCATCAAGCATATTAAACTCTGAGCTCAAGCAAATTTGTTTGTTGGCTTTGATTGAGTCGAATTGAATTGAGCTCAGTTATTTTTTGATGTTgcaataaaatgattaaaaaatagtATTTTACATAACCATAGCTTGTATTGGAACTTCAAAActcattggttttttttttttaatctattttcttTGAGATCACAACTAATAGCACACACTATATCTCGATTAAATTTCAATGACTATCGATCCTTATCATGAAAAGAGCAACGATCTAATATATGTTTTCaaaactattattattattgtccTGGTTATCATTATTTCATTTGGCAAATCGCCACAATTCTTTGTTCTTACGTGCTTATCAAGCCCGATCTCGTGGACCTCTATTCAAAAATTTGTCTTGGTCAAGTTCAAACAATTTGACAATGAATGAGGAAAAATAAATGTCTGGTTCAGTCAAGATAATGTTAAACTAATCCTTCTGTCCATACCAAGACCTGTCCCACCTATGTTAAACAAATTGTCATCTAGATCAGATGAGGCACAATGTCCAAAGGGAGGCAATATCTGGTCAAAGATTGCTTTTTTAACACTTCCTTCAACATGGAATCCATGATCAATCCTGATGGATATATAAAATATGTTCTCTCTTGCCTGAAAAATCACAGTTGAATCCCTCTGGAGTTCGAAAGTGGAAATGGAGAGAAGGGTAGTGGTCGTAGGAGCAGGAATAAGTGGCCTTCTCGCCTGCAAGCATTTGGTAGAGAAGGGCTTTGACCCGGTGGTGTTCGAGGCGGACGACCGCGTCGGGGGAGTCTGGAATCACACCATTCAATCGACCAAGCTCCAGAATGCCAAGGAAGGTTTCCGGTTCTCAGACTTCGATTGGCCGGCCTCTCTGCAGGAGAAGTTCCCCAGCCACTCTGAAGTCCTGGACTATGTTGAGTCCTATGCCCAGCACTTCAATTTATATCCTTGCATCAAGCTCCATTCCAGAGTGATTAGTATCGATTATGTTGGGGAGTCGTTCGGAGAGATGAAGACGTGGGATTTGTGGGGCGGGACAGGGACGGCATTCAGCTCAAGAGGGAAGTGGCACATTACTGTCCTGGACACAGAGACTAATGCCGCAGAGGTAAATTAGCTATTTCTTGGTAGTTCGATCCAATTCGATCCTGAGATGTGAGAATCATCCACACGTGCTTATTGTCTAGTTTCAATTTCTGCAATTGCTTGATGCGATGTTGAGTGAATGGTGCATTTTTGCCAGGTTCACCAAGCTGAATTTGTTATTCTTTGCATCGGACGGTTCAGCGGGCTTCCTAACATTCCGGAGCTCCCACCGAATTATTGCTCTGAAGTATTCGATGGCAAGGTGATGCATTCCATGGAATATTCAGATATGGAGAAATCTGCAGCTGCTGAATTGATCAAAGGAAAGCGAATCACAATCATAGGTTCGCAGAAATCGGCAGTGGATTTAGCTGTCGAATGTGCAGAAGCGAATGGTAAGAGCAGCATCAGGTAGCCTTATCTGCTGGTAGACTGTTGTTGGGTGAACTGTCACTCTGAGCCATGAACAAATTCAATCAAAGCTTTGAAATTCCTAATATCTTCTTGAAAGTTCATCTGAATCTTCTGCGATTTTGTTGAACTCCATCGAAATCCATTCTATAGAAGAGTAAACTAGCGTATGCAGTGGGGTTCAATTATGCTTAAAGTATCTACGCATAAATGAATTTCTATCTGCAACTCCTTAGCTGATATTGGCGTTTTCCTTATCTCATCCTCATTTCTTGATCGGAATCAGGAATCAAGTACCCTTGTGTGATGATCCAGAGAAATCCTCATTGGTTGCTGCCCGACAACGGCTTCTTAATGTCTCTCCTTGGCTACTTGTACTTCAATCGGTTCGCCGAGCTGCTCCTTCATAAGCCAGGACAAAACATCCTGTACTGGCTTCTCGCCACAGTTTTTTCACCATTGGTATGCCCATACTTCCAGTTTTTTGGTTTAGTTCCACAAAAGTTGCTTGTCTATCAGTCATCAACATAAAAGGATGACTCTTTTATGcgtcaattttttcatttcatgatTTTCTTTGTCATATGCATCCGCTTGTCAATCAAAAAGTTTGCTCATGAGGTAACCCTAAAATTCCTAGAGTTGGGGCATCTCGAAATTCTGGGAAATCTATCTCCAGTGGAAACTCCCGTTGAAGAAGTACGGATTAGTACCGAGACACAGCTTTCTCGAGGACATGTCTTCATGTCAAATCGGCATGTTGCCTGACAAGTTCTATGATAAAGTGGAGGAGGGAAGCATCCTAATCAAGAGGTCGCAGAGCTTTCGCTTCTGCAAGGAAGGTCTGATAGTTGATGGAGAAGACAAACCGATCTCTAGCGATCTCGTGATGCTTGCCACCGGATATAAAGGCGATCAAAAGCTCAAGAACATTTTTAGATCTTCAGTCTTCCAAGAGTACCTCGTCTCTTTACCAACTGCAACCATTCCGCTTTACAGGTACCATTTCATACTTGCAGTTGCAACACCAAGTGGCATCAATTTCCACTCAAGAACCTTGATATTCAAAATGCATATCTTATTATCCAAGTTAGGATTAACTATCAAGGACCGACAAGAAGATCTTATCTAACTACGAGAATGCATTGCAGCATCTGGCTAACCTTAAGGTCTCGTGTATCATTACAACATTTACGGGTGGTACTAATTTCAGGGCATTCAAAATGTAGTCGTTCTTTTCCCATAGGATTTTGTAATGATGCTGCACCCAATCCTGGTTTTGTCGTAACAGTCTTATATCCCGACTCAGGCAGGTGATTCATCCTCGGATTCCGCAGCTCGCAGTTATAGGATACGCAGAGGGCCTTGCGAACCTGCCGGCCTTTGAGATCAGATGCCAGTGGCTAGTGCACTTCCTCGACGGGATCATCAAGTTGCCAAGCATCGGGGCAATGGAAAAGGACGCAGCAAGGTGGGAAACTCACATGAAGCGATATGGCGCGAGGAACTTCTGGAGATCATGCATTGGAACCACCAACATTTGGTACAATGACCAGCTGTGCAAGGACATGAACTGCAATCCCAGAAGAAAGAAGGGGTTTTTGGCCGAGTGGTTCCAACCTTATGGACCAACTGATTATGCAGGCCTCGCTGATCAGAAGCACTGAACAACAAACACGATCCTTCTCATGATCACTGACGAATTCAACTTGTCGCTTGTAACATTTTTTTCATTGCAGAATAGGGAATTGGTTCATGATATGATATCATATGCTTGGATTTTTTAGCAAAAGTATTGGATTTGAATGTAAATTCTTGAGACAACCCACCCCTCATACCATGCTCTACAGATTTGAGGGTGAGAAAAACGTATCTTTTATACGGTGATTGGAGATGAGCCAATTTTCAATGGCTTCTTGTGCTCTTGCTGCATTCCTTAATTCAACTAGAATCCGAGCCTCCCCCTCATGCTTTTCTCTGACTCTGCCGAGTGGTTGTAGAGAATCCAAAGAGAAAAAGGGGATTGTAACAGAGAGGAAGATGCCCACAATTCATAAAGAAAATATAAGATGAAttaaagattattttttttattgagtcgATGAACACAAGCATCGCAGCTGAGAATAACCATTGATCGAATTGCAAAAATCCAGAACAAAGTCACATGAAGTTAGTATAACTTGCTGGAGGCAAAAGCTTCTAGAAGAGGGAGAGCAGAGGactctttttgtcctttttccttttgttgggGGAAAACAAGAAGCAAAGATGCGAGTTTTGAGATATTATCGCAGAATTTGTAAGGAGGCCCAAGGTTATTCGTTTGAGCCTGTATTTCCACACAAACCAGACACTCGAGAACAAACAAACATCCCCCAACTGCCGAACTACGATAAAGAAGTAATGAACAAGAAGCCCGGATCAGAAAACAGAGAGTCCACGCTCTGCGACGATCTTGATGGCCATGGCTTCCTCTTCGATGCACCAGCTATCGTTAGCCAGACaccctcttcttcctcgcgatTCCCGGCTCCAACCTCGCCCCCAATTCTCGTCCGTTTGCTTCCCCTCGTTCAGCGTCCGAGCCAGTTCTGCTCTTGCTGTTGAGCCGGTACACTTTCCAAACGTTACGTCTTTCTTTGCTCTGtctctgtttttttccccctcggTTATGGAGTTCAGGCTAAGCAGTGTGATTTGAGGGACAGATCTCTTCATTTAGCTATGTGCCCAACAAACTGAACTTTTTTgaaatgccatatttttttgggatatatGCTTCTGTGCcagcttctttctttcttccattaGTATGCTTGTGAGTGAATCAGATTATCCTATCTCAGGACACGGGAACTCAGAAAGATCAAACTTTGGAGGTTGAGGTATTTTCATGCCCAATATGCTATGAACCCTTAACAAGAAGAGGCCCATCTGGTCTGAACTTGTAAGTTCTGGAACTCGTTATCTGTTTTAGACAACTGGTATCATGTAATGCTTTGATGGGATTAGTTCTGACTCATAACTTCAAAATTGTGCAGGGAAGCCGTGTATAGGTCTGGTTTTAAGtgtaaaaaatgcaataagtcatATTCCAGCAAAGACAACTTTCTAGATCTCACTCTTACTGCTGGTTTAAGGGACTACGTCGAAGTCAAGCCAGCGCGGACAGAACTGTTCAGGTATCGCTAACTGTGGTCTACGACCTGGCCGATTCAACTTGAATTATGGAATTGTCATCGTTTATTGCCTTTTGCACTATTGGTATAGGGTTATCTCCATCTTTTACCTTTAACCATTAGCTTGCTTGCTCTTTACCTCCATATCTGAAGTTATGTTCAGTTGGTTGGGGTGGATAAAAGTTAACGGAGAACCAATCCATACATCATATGTCGAACCATAATGATCGAGTCCTCCCTTTTCTAGGAAGCACGTTTAGATTCCTCTATGGTTTGTGGCTTGTCATGCCGTTTCAACTGGAATTATTGGCAAGGACACTTACATTAGAAATAGGAGATTGCCCTTTCCCAAAGATGTGCTAGCTTTCTTGTGCCCATATGCTTGGTCTTTTTGCAATTTCCTCTTTTTCAGATCATACTTTTCTTCTCAATTAACCCACCATCTTATTAGATTGCAAGGTACATAATGTACGTTCTTGCTTGATTTCTGCACTACTTCATCTTCTCTGGATTGCCTTTAAGATTCACTTAATAAATTTTCTGTGAAGTATCTGATTCCTCACCTTGGGTTCTTGCTTTGCTAGGAGTCCCCTTGTTTCATTCTTATACGAGAGAGGCTGGCGTCAGAATTTTAACAGCAGTGGCTTTCCTGGTCAAGATGAAGAAGTACAGATTCTGGCTAATTTTATCCATTAATATATAAGCCATGTGGATCTGTAGAAGGTCATTTTGAGACCTTATAAAATGTGCACGGTGTTCTTACTGTGGGCTAAAAAAGAATTTGAGCTTCCTCCACTAAACCTGTTATACATGAGCAAACCAATTCTAGTTGTTTGAGATTATTGTTCTTGCTAGATTTCCAAGATAAGCTGTTAATAGCGTAATCTATTATTTGAATGCAGTTTAAAATGGCTCAAGAGTACTTCAAACCTGCAGAGGGTGGCCTTCTAGTTGATGTTAGCTGTGGAAGTGGTTTGTTTTCCAGAAAATTCGCAAAATCGGGGAGTTATTCTGGAGTAATTGCTCTTGATTATTCCGAAAATATGCTACGCCAATGCTATGATTTCATTAAACAGGACAATGCTGTTTTAAAAGCGTAAGTTCTTTCATTCGATTAGGAACTTGAACATATGGAAGCTGTCAACTAAAATGTTATTCTTGTATGCTTGTGAAATTAATAAACTGGGGAGGAGATGGCTTGACATTCTGGGACATTTGCAGGAATCTGGCTCTTGTTAGAGCTGATGTTTCAAGGCTTCCATTCTCATCTGGCTCGGTTGACGCTGTACATGCCGGGGCAGCATTGCACTGCTGGCCTTCCCCTTCTAACGCTGTATGTTCGTCTCTCTCATTTAATCTAGATCAATGTTATTGAGCCATACTGTCTCATAAGTCACATAGGCGTCCTGCAAATTGACTAGATACTGGAATTATATTTTAGTGCTTTGCAGAATTCAGAATGAGTAAAGTGAATTTCAAATTAGGAATGAGGACACATGCCATCAAATGAAAGTTAGGCTTGTAGTTGTATCACAGATGGATGTCATTCCAAGCAGCTTAGCttagtattttaattttgatctGCTGAAGATAATTCTGACTGGGTCATCGCAGGGATTCGTATTGAAACATGCAAGAGATTTTACTGATTGCAAAAGATAGTTGACTGTTGCACAGCCACTATCACTTTGAATATGGCCTATCCATCCTATTTTAAATGGTTATGCTGGCAATGTCACTCCATGGAAGGATGGCTTAGCTTATTGTCAACATAAAAGCTGAAACTGGCAAGCTACTTCTTATGGCCCTAGACATCGTTATTGAGCTACTCGCTCTTAACAAAGATGAGTATTTGATTTGTCAACAATTTCCATTATAAACGGGGGAATTACCTTCAACAGATATCCGAAAGTTGAAGGATTGTAGGGGCCTTACAGCTAGAGGCAACTTCAGACACTGTGATATGTCTGCCTCCAGATGGCAGAAGTATGTCAGAAGCATGGCTTGGGAGAGAGCAAGGGGTATCACTAGGCTCACCAACCAACCTGAACTTTGATCTTTCTGCAATTGAGCTAATTGTCCCTTGAGCATTGCTGCCTCCGTGGCAGTGTATCGACGCTCTGCGTCACTAAGCTTCGTTTAATGCAGCCTACTGCTCCGCGGAGAATACCCTCAGCCTCCTATCACTTAAAGGCAGAGCTAACCCAAGTAATACAAGCAAACAAAGAAAGTCTCTTCTTAGTTGTCTGCTAGTTGATAGCTAGTTTTGGGGCTTTCGAcaacaaaaaaatctttaacCCAACAAGTGCTCTCCGAACCAAGCTAGATTACTGCCTTAAGCCCTGTCCTATCATCTGTATAATGGGGTTCATCATTAATCGATTATGCTCCTGCGGAAGTATCTACTCATTACGGAATCTCAGGTGTCAGTGACTCAACTAAGACTAAAAGGCTTGAACTCTTCCGGATCGCCCGGGGCGGGGGGGGAAGGGGAATGGGGGCACAACATGTAGGACTTGAATGCAGCTCCCCTTGAACATGATGGTAATGTCACAGGGAGCTTAAGTGAGTTTGAAAACCTGCTTATGGAAGAAGGTTGAGAATTCAGACAAGTAATGAAATGCTAGTGCTATGTTTTCTTATAGTATGAGTGATGTAGGGTCAGGCAACAAGAGCCGGTATTCTCTCTGCTGTAAAGAAGTCAAGCAACAATTCCCCCTGAGCAGAGAGGTTATTTATGAGGTAATGCTAAAGAAGCAGTGGAGGTTGGGACAACTTGAACAGTGCCAACAGCTATGCCCCAGAAATTAATTAGGAATGAAGCTTGAACAGCCAAATTATATGAGGTGCTTAGTACCATCATGCAGTTATGCAAACGGTTACAAGTGTATTAGTGAAGCTGATGGTTTGGGAGAAGTTAGCAGATTGATCCATGAGAGGCCTTTAGTAAACTCATGGAGTATTTCACATATATACCTCTCCGGGCCATATTGACACAGTATCGGGATACTGCTGTCGAAGAGGCGTTCGGGTGTGCTTGGGGAGTTTGAAATCTTTAAAGCTTTACATGGTTACTACAATAATTCTAGAAGCTGGGTGTACTGTTTCAAAGAACTTCTTTCTGGTAATTTTAGAAGCTAGTCATTTGATATCTGAATGGGAAAATAATGATAGTTCATGAATCTTGTTTGCATTGTTCTACAACTCCTCCCTAAAGTGCTCAAATCAAATTCCATCATGGCCAAATGTGGCTTAACTCAATAATGATTCAGTTTGTCTAATTACAGTACATTGATGTGAAAAAAGatatggaaaagaaattttggtGATCGCAGATTAAAATTTAACAAGCTTTAGCTGTGGAATGAGTTCCTGATACACACACAATTTCTTCATCCCTGTCAAATGGCTGATACAAAATTCTTGACCCCTCTGCCGTGTGTCGGCAGATTGCAGAAATTACTCGAGTATTAAGAAGCGGCGGAGTttttgtgggaaccactttcctCCAGTACACTCCATCCACTCCCTGGATGATACGGCTTTTCAGACAGGTACATCTACTTGGCACATTAGACCTATTTCTATTCTTGTAATTAACGTCTAGAACCATGTGAAATAAGCGAGGGACCACTTTTCTACACTTTAACCTGCATACAATGCTACTCCACTTGGAACATAAAGAgatgaaaatatggaaaaaaaaaaaagaagaagaagaagaggaagaaatcaCT
This genomic interval from Rhodamnia argentea isolate NSW1041297 chromosome 4, ASM2092103v1, whole genome shotgun sequence contains the following:
- the LOC115752596 gene encoding uncharacterized methyltransferase At2g41040, chloroplastic, whose amino-acid sequence is MAMASSSMHQLSLARHPLLPRDSRLQPRPQFSSVCFPSFSVRASSALAVEPDTGTQKDQTLEVEVFSCPICYEPLTRRGPSGLNLEAVYRSGFKCKKCNKSYSSKDNFLDLTLTAGLRDYVEVKPARTELFRSPLVSFLYERGWRQNFNSSGFPGQDEEFKMAQEYFKPAEGGLLVDVSCGSGLFSRKFAKSGSYSGVIALDYSENMLRQCYDFIKQDNAVLKANLALVRADVSRLPFSSGSVDAVHAGAALHCWPSPSNAIAEITRVLRSGGVFVGTTFLQYTPSTPWMIRLFRQRTVQNYSYLTAEEIEDLCTSCGLTNYTSKIQRSFIMFSAQKP
- the LOC125312509 gene encoding probable flavin-containing monooxygenase 1, whose amino-acid sequence is MERRVVVVGAGISGLLACKHLVEKGFDPVVFEADDRVGGVWNHTIQSTKLQNAKEGFRFSDFDWPASLQEKFPSHSEVLDYVESYAQHFNLYPCIKLHSRVISIDYVGESFGEMKTWDLWGGTGTAFSSRGKWHITVLDTETNAAEVHQAEFVILCIGRFSGLPNIPELPPNYCSEVFDGKVMHSMEYSDMEKSAAAELIKGKRITIIGSQKSAVDLAVECAEANGIKYPCVMIQRNPHWLLPDNGFLMSLLGYLYFNRFAELLLHKPGQNILYWLLATVFSPLSWGISKFWEIYLQWKLPLKKYGLVPRHSFLEDMSSCQIGMLPDKFYDKVEEGSILIKRSQSFRFCKEGLIVDGEDKPISSDLVMLATGYKGDQKLKNIFRSSVFQEYLVSLPTATIPLYRQVIHPRIPQLAVIGYAEGLANLPAFEIRCQWLVHFLDGIIKLPSIGAMEKDAARWETHMKRYGARNFWRSCIGTTNIWYNDQLCKDMNCNPRRKKGFLAEWFQPYGPTDYAGLADQKH